Proteins encoded within one genomic window of Lysinibacillus sphaericus:
- a CDS encoding glutathionylspermidine synthase family protein, which produces MEHATYSKQRLKFYSQFPNFFSDFEDLEYALYDVMELQKEKIDEIYYATKMLWQIFLKVGKQFKHLTDEQLFALGIRSEMMPYIELDYLQQQSILARFDFICTEEGDIKCLELNGETPFLVQETFEMNEQLCQHFQLENPNDVAALQKTLSGALFAAMHYLHDVKKPKIVITGKTAEEDFEEYCQVNFLKTCVPFDIEYVPIQKLIIFSKDTPSVMRGLYTPSMEKIDILYRPAHPVEFLIDDIASDGERIGLQLLELVKDRKLAIINAPAAYVLQSKILLWLIWERKNDPLLFNAEERSVINKYMLPTYLSAEPFVADGVPFVKKPVYSREGNTVEIYAGDGSKTNASAYTHYDDNLFIYQQYVEMPSINIQQTDGFHSKKWLIGSFIADNRACGLSCRVGNQITEWDSHWLAIGYK; this is translated from the coding sequence ATGGAACACGCTACATATAGTAAGCAACGGCTAAAATTCTATTCGCAATTTCCTAATTTCTTTTCTGATTTTGAAGATCTAGAATATGCTTTATACGATGTGATGGAACTGCAAAAAGAGAAGATAGACGAGATTTATTACGCCACGAAGATGCTTTGGCAAATCTTTTTAAAAGTTGGAAAACAATTTAAGCATTTAACAGACGAACAGCTTTTTGCCCTTGGCATTCGGTCGGAAATGATGCCTTATATCGAATTGGATTATTTACAGCAACAGTCCATCCTTGCTCGTTTTGATTTTATTTGTACGGAGGAAGGCGATATAAAATGTCTAGAACTGAATGGAGAAACACCATTTCTTGTCCAAGAAACGTTTGAAATGAATGAACAGCTCTGTCAGCATTTCCAACTAGAAAATCCTAATGATGTAGCAGCATTGCAAAAAACGCTATCTGGTGCACTTTTTGCCGCAATGCATTATTTACATGATGTTAAAAAACCTAAAATAGTTATAACAGGAAAAACGGCTGAAGAGGATTTTGAGGAATATTGCCAGGTGAATTTTTTAAAAACTTGTGTCCCATTTGATATTGAATATGTACCTATCCAAAAGCTAATTATTTTTTCTAAAGATACGCCTAGCGTAATGAGAGGGCTTTATACACCTTCTATGGAAAAAATCGATATTTTATATCGCCCCGCACATCCAGTGGAGTTTTTAATTGACGATATAGCATCTGATGGTGAAAGAATTGGTCTGCAATTACTAGAACTTGTAAAAGATCGTAAGCTTGCCATTATTAATGCGCCAGCGGCCTATGTTCTTCAGTCCAAAATTTTATTATGGCTAATTTGGGAGCGGAAAAATGATCCACTATTATTTAATGCGGAGGAGCGGTCTGTAATTAATAAGTACATGTTACCAACTTATTTGTCCGCAGAGCCATTTGTAGCAGATGGAGTGCCTTTTGTGAAAAAACCTGTCTATTCTCGTGAAGGCAATACAGTAGAAATTTATGCTGGAGACGGCTCTAAAACAAATGCATCTGCCTACACACATTATGATGATAATTTGTTTATTTACCAGCAGTACGTTGAAATGCCTTCCATCAATATTCAACAGACGGATGGCTTCCATTCTAAGAAATGGCTCATCGGCTCTTTTATCGCTGATAATCGCGCGTGTGGTTTGTCTTGTCGCGTAGGCAATCAAATTACCGAATGGGATTCCCATTGGTTAGCTATAGGCTATAAATAA
- a CDS encoding DUF418 domain-containing protein, protein MNPTVTQKERIVSLDIIRGLALFGILFINVGAYQLVVEGQPLPVYSKFNSILDTVIDIFIEKKFFSIFSLLFGVGYYIFTSRAEARGDKPRWRFARRLLALFLIGIVHLIFFWGSILSAYAVIGLFLLPFYHAKVSTMSKWLFSLIAVYIVSILGQIFMPNISFLSTIFDFLGNDIMTIFIMFLTGFLVAKANWIGNVRQHTKPIQWVIYVTCPLFIGLSSWIGFASQNQDAHLHLLLGLGVIPTTYFYVACLLLILEHEPIVKILKPIGRVGQMAFTNYLAQSFIGLAIIKLMGLEVLSTSYIVIIAIIIFVIQIIFSVIWFKFFKMGPLEKVWRWMTYGRKVSVKS, encoded by the coding sequence GGGCTTATCAGTTGGTAGTTGAAGGACAACCATTGCCTGTTTATAGCAAATTCAATAGCATACTAGATACGGTAATTGATATATTTATCGAGAAGAAATTTTTTTCGATTTTTTCATTACTCTTCGGTGTAGGTTATTATATTTTTACTTCACGTGCTGAAGCTCGGGGGGATAAGCCGAGATGGCGCTTTGCAAGAAGATTACTAGCATTATTTCTTATAGGGATTGTCCATTTAATTTTTTTCTGGGGCTCCATTTTATCTGCTTATGCAGTAATCGGTCTTTTTTTGTTGCCATTTTATCATGCAAAAGTTTCTACAATGAGCAAATGGCTATTTAGCTTGATTGCGGTTTATATTGTGAGTATATTGGGCCAAATATTTATGCCAAATATAAGTTTCTTATCAACAATTTTTGATTTCTTAGGCAATGATATCATGACGATTTTTATTATGTTTTTAACTGGTTTTCTCGTTGCAAAAGCTAATTGGATAGGCAACGTAAGACAACATACTAAGCCAATTCAATGGGTGATTTATGTAACATGTCCATTGTTTATAGGCTTATCTAGTTGGATTGGGTTTGCCTCTCAAAATCAAGATGCGCATCTTCATTTACTACTTGGTTTAGGTGTAATCCCGACGACCTATTTTTATGTAGCTTGCTTATTGCTTATTTTAGAACATGAGCCGATTGTAAAAATATTAAAGCCTATTGGGCGTGTCGGACAAATGGCTTTTACAAACTACTTAGCTCAGAGCTTTATAGGGCTAGCTATAATAAAGTTAATGGGACTTGAAGTCCTATCAACTTCCTATATAGTGATAATTGCCATTATCATTTTTGTCATTCAAATTATCTTTAGTGTTATATGGTTTAAATTCTTTAAAATGGGTCCGTTAGAAAAAGTGTGGAGATGGATGACTTATGGAAGAAAAGTATCGGTAAAATCATAA